Within the Mumia flava genome, the region GAGCAGACCGGTGTAGTTGCCGGCTGCCTGCGACGACCCGACCTCGAGCGAGAGCCCGGCGTCGGCGAGGGTGTCGCCGCCGCTGGTCCCGTCCGTGCCCAGCCCGGTCGTGGCGACCGAGCAGAGCGGCAGGTCGGTGGAGTCCGTCGTGAACGACCCGGTGCCACCCGCGACGACGGTGTCGTCGTTGTTGGCGTCGGCCGTGCACGACGGCGTCCAGCTCATCGCGCTCGACGGGATCGTGAAGTTCCCGCCGGCGGGGTTCGCCGGACCGTTGAGGCCGGAGAACCGGCCCACGAGCGACCAGCCGAGGGTGCCACCGCGGTAGTCCATGACGGTGACGTCCTGCAGGTCGCCGGTCGAGGTCTGGACGGTGCCGTCCAGCGTGACCCCGTCCATCGCGACGTTGCCGGCGTCCTTCGACATCTTGAGGTCACCGGCGACGACCGTGAGGTCGACGGTCTCGAGCAGCGAGCAGCTGCCCGTGGTGGCCGCACCCTGCTTGGCGGTGCAGGTGTCACCCGAGAAGGTGAAGGCCTGCGAGCCGAACAGGACGGTCGGAGGCGGACCGGCCGCGTGGGTGCGGCTGGCGCCGATGAACGCGGTGGCCGCGTCGTTGACCGTGAAGGTCGCCGAGATGTTGCCGGACGAGTCGGCCGTCGTCGAGACGGTCGGGTCCGACGACGCCGGCGGCGGGAACGGCGGACCGTTCTGGTAGCCGCCGATCGTCACGGCCTGGCCCGGGTCCCAGTTGCTCCCGGAGACCGTCACCACGGTCCCGGCGCCACCGCCGGTCACGTTGGTGGACACCGTCACGCCGGCGAGGACGGTGATCGGAGTCAGGCTCGTCTCACCACCCGACGTGACCTTCAGGGCCCGTGAACCGGTGGTCGCGCCCGAGGGCACGGCATAGGTTCCCGAGCCCGTACCCGCGGCGGCGATCGTCACGGAGCCGGTGGTGGCGTCGCAGGTGCTGCCCGACGCGTTGCACAGCTCGACCGTGCCGGTCCCCGCACCCGCGAAGTTCGACACGCCGAAGCTGATCGCATCACCGCTGCGGGCCGCCGTGGTGACGACCTGGTTGGTGATGCCGGTGATCGTCGCCGTCGGCCCGACCGCGGAGAAGCTCGCCGCGATGTTGGTGTCCAACGGGGTGGTGGCGGGGTTGACGCCGTTCGCGACGCCGACCGACTGACCGTTGCAGTTCACGCGGGTCAGGAAGGTCGGGATGTCGTAGATCACCTTGCGCAGCCGGACCGTGTTGGTC harbors:
- a CDS encoding neocarzinostatin apoprotein domain-containing protein — translated: MRSKNRTVALLAGAGMLAASAVVVSAGPAAAVTPTGGCWVYSPPSGADIEDTNPASNTSSTLAPWTDPAMAPVGDADYTITTTGGTTVGSTRDFSLTFNKGPKNGGPPASGTAYYYFSVNGTNLPAITSGFSAGGAALIPGDTISGSFTITSAGTNTVRLRKVIYDIPTFLTRVNCNGQSVGVANGVNPATTPLDTNIAASFSAVGPTATITGITNQVVTTAARSGDAISFGVSNFAGAGTGTVELCNASGSTCDATTGSVTIAAAGTGSGTYAVPSGATTGSRALKVTSGGETSLTPITVLAGVTVSTNVTGGGAGTVVTVSGSNWDPGQAVTIGGYQNGPPFPPPASSDPTVSTTADSSGNISATFTVNDAATAFIGASRTHAAGPPPTVLFGSQAFTFSGDTCTAKQGAATTGSCSLLETVDLTVVAGDLKMSKDAGNVAMDGVTLDGTVQTSTGDLQDVTVMDYRGGTLGWSLVGRFSGLNGPANPAGGNFTIPSSAMSWTPSCTADANNDDTVVAGGTGSFTTDSTDLPLCSVATTGLGTDGTSGGDTLADAGLSLEVGSSQAAGNYTGLLTLTLS